The Mercenaria mercenaria strain notata chromosome 6, MADL_Memer_1, whole genome shotgun sequence genome contains the following window.
ATCAGTATTAAGTCAATTATCTTAATTATATGTACAAACACTGTTTTGTGATTAATTGCGATGTGGAAACACAACCACATAAAATATTCTGTCAGGCATGCATGGTACTTGTGATCTACAACTTAAACCTGTATCAACATTTGATttatgataaaacttatcaaaatatgtattttattcatgttcctcatatttttgtttgtctgtaaacatgtttaaaataatgttgacttcagttcagttttccatagaaggTGTATGCTGCGCAGATagtgcgcataaaaaactataggaattccctttaaatacaggtacattgtttgtcgtatcattttttcttttgtctgaaaatatctggtaatattttgaccatgTACTCAAATCAattattcgaatagtcgagcgtgcaaATTGTTACACATATAGTCACCGCCGAAAATTCGTTGGATACAAATGTTTCGATATTCATGACGATGGCATTTTTCTATTGGAGTCAGTATGCCTCATACTTCCAACCTCCGAGCTTTTTTCATTCATCTGTACTGCACTCACATATGATAATTGATTAGTCGGAGGAATTTTAAAGGTATATACTCTTTCGAAACAATGTAATCATAACTTATACATATGTATAgatgtcataatattatgatgcTTCCTTAAATTCTGAAGCTATCGGTCACTGCACATTTAAAGGCATACATAGAATTATTTGAAGTAATATATACGGAACGCAGATTCTGTGTATGTTAGTATGTAAGAAGGTTTCtacaaatttatttctaaatgttGTATCTTCTCACTGATACTGTTATGTCTGCTTAGTTTAGTGTTATCCTGGATGACTTGCAAAGTATGTACTAATTTGCTCTCAGTAacgtatttatttttgttaaaacgtcCTCATATCCTTTCTTAATGCAACAGCTTTCATGTCCAGTATTTAAACTATCCCCCTCAGAGTGACGTATTATACCCGTTATATTGTATGAGACCCCTATTATATTGTTGATTTTTCTATATATGTTTATAAGGTCTTTACTTAGCCCTTAAAAAATGGGAACTTGTGCTTCCTGTTACTTTGATTTATTATATAGTTTTACTTTAGTTTGTGATAGTTTTTGTGATATTTAACATATCTGCCTCCAAAATTGGAAAGTTTTAAGCCGTATGTAGCTTCTGAAATCATTTCCTCCAATCTATCTTgtttgcgcaaccaagataaTCAATGGCTTTTCGAAATTGCATTTCTaattattttcagctaaaataTAACAGTTAGTGCAAATATGATACAATAAGTATTTAATACATTAATAACATTCCTAAGGCAAAATGGAATAAATATTAGTTAGTTGGTTAGGCAACatggataggaaaatgaaattttaaagataGCTTCAAATGACAATATAATTTGCATTTAGCGCTATATAAACACAAATAATTGTTCATGGAAAGAtggaaaagtttgaaacaaatcgtTTTTTTGATCCAAATCTGATTAAACACCTTTAACATTAAGAAGATTTCTTATTGAAAAATGAGCATGTTGTGAGCCGCAGCAAATGTCTGAATATTGATATTCATAAACCCGCTTTGTGTAAATCTATGACATATCAAATTTAGTACAGAATGTTTAACAtggttaaatattttatgcttgTTTGATTTATATTGTATAGAAGACAGATATTTACTTTCTCTATGCAGTAAATCATACGGGGAATGTAAAAGCATGTATATACAAATGTGGTTGCATAGTGAAAACTCGATAACAAACAATATCTGTCAATATCATAAATTGTCATAATAATGAACATACCAGCGAAAGTGATCTTAccgttatatttatataaatactttcAAAAAAGGTAATAAATAAACTAAACGTGCAatcataaaaatcaaatcactgtGTTGGTAGTTACAGGCTATGGATTATGATACATTTTATGAAGAGCTAAAATTTAACTAAACATGTTTATCTAAGTAAATACCAATCATCGAGATACAAGTATTCTAACCATAGGAATGAACGTATATTAGAGAACAGCATTGACAATACCGGTTTGTCCTAAGGAATATTAAAAAGGTCAGCCAGGATAACAGAGTACCCGGGGAGTATTCATAACAAGTGCAGGCTTCATTTAAAGACAACCAATGGAGGGTAAAGAATATCTAAAATGGGATATTAACTATCAAAATGTGAACGGTGATACAGCATTTCATGTTGCCATCTCAAAAGATGCTGACATAAACATACTAAAAGCTTTACTAGAAAAAGATGCCAATGTAAATGTAACTAACAATAATAGAAAGACGCCGTTCGAGTGTATTAATCACGGATCATGGCAAACTGCAATAAatttgttgaaactggagaaggACTTCGATCTTCGAGACGACATTGGTGATACCTTTCTTCATGTTTTGATGGACAGAGTTGGAGATAGTGTTTGGGGTATACGAAGAACTATAGATGATAAATGTGAATGTGGAAATTCAGAACAAGAACAAATGATTGAAAAGTTTTGGGATTACATTCTAGAAAATGTTGACGAGTTTGCAATAAATTTGAACGCACAAAACAGGTATGGTTGTACACCGCTTCACATAGCCGCTGATTACTGGCCGTCCATGAAGAGTCTTGAAATGATGTTGTCACATTTCGCACATGTGGATCCATTTATATGCGATGAGGATGGTGAAAACTTTCTCCATAGATACTTTTTAAGACACAGAAGAATGTATGCACCACATTTTCAAGACAAAATGCTCAAAGGAGAGCTTAAGTACCTACCAAAAGAAACACTTGTAAAACTCCTTAATAGTCAGAACATAAACAAGAATACACCATTACATATTCTTATAAAACTCAGTGAAGAAAAATCTGAACGTGACTATAAGGATATACTTGAAGCTGGTGCAGATCCTAATATAAGTGACTGCAAAGGTGATACTGCTCttcattgtattttcaaaaaatacatgAACCAGTTAGAAGAGGATACTGAAGAAACAGACGGACAAGCTAAAGTTTTGGATGACTTAACGGGTAAAGTTATTCCGTATTTAGTCAAACATGGAGCAGATGTGAATGCTGCCAACCAAAGAGGGGAATCTCCTCTCTTCCTAGCAAAACATAAAGAGCATATAAATACCTTAGTCAGTCTAGGCGCTGATATTAACCAGCGGAATGAACTTTTGCAAACACCGTTACTTTATTTTGTTGGTGAAAAGAATGTTGAGCTTGATACATTAGAGGATCTTCTTAGAAAAGGTGCTAATGTGTCTGCTACAGACATTCATGGAAGTACTGTATTACATTATATTGCCTGGCATGGTTTCCATCGAGATTTTCTTCCtactttaaataaatacaaagtgAAAGATAAACGAGATATGCTAGGGCAACTGCCATGTGATGTTGCCTATATGCAAGGGTATGAAGAAATATTTGATGATCTTTGTGAATGTAGTGATGATTCTCATATCAATCGGGAACATTTTAATCTGACTAAAGATGTTATTAAGCTATCAACATTAGTACAAGCTCCTGAGGAATTCCAAGAAAAGTTTGATCGTATCAGAAATTTCAGAGGCGATAAAATGTCGAAAGTTTTAAGTCTTCCTGCTATTGGAGCTGTAAATTTCGAAGGCGAAATTGATGAtattaagaatgttacaaaagaTATTGTAGAaagcatttgtacaaaattaacagaaaaaaatgaattctggAAATGTAGGATTATGCAGTCAGGGAGTGTAGGAGAAAACACAAAAGTGAAATCTCCAAATGAATTTGATTTTGTTATCATTGTAGAAAAacttgaagaaatatgttttgtaGATGAGCAGCAATCTCACCAAGATCAAGGATATGCATATCTCAAATTGAAACAGGAGTATGCCACTGAGGAGTACAAAAGGTTCTTTAACGATGATAATTATCTTGACACTAGTGAAGTTCGACGTGAACTAGACGAAATCCTAGAAGAACTTTACACAACTGAAAGTCCATTTAAGCATCCAAACATTTCCTTTGTTGTGGGTGATAACAAAGCCATAATCAGTCCAACCTTTAATTTTTCCCTTTTACTGGAAAAAGGGTGCTTATACAAAATCTTCTGGTTGAATCGATCTAGTTCCGCTTGTCAGATAAAAAAACTGGTGGCCAGATAATTGCAATATTGATGATCTACAAGGCAATTCAACAACATTGCAAGAACAAGGAGCTATTCTGCTTTTACAAACTGAAATTAAGGATGACGTTGATGCACAATATATGAGTGTACCTCAGTGCAAACTGAGAGTATCAGCAATGAGTGCTGAAAAGGAACATATGCTTAATCTTCCACAAGTAGCAAGAGATGCTTATAAAGTCTGTAAAGTACTATGTGACAGTAGAATTTGTCCCGACTTGCATGTCAAAGCAGACATCCCTATAAAGAAGTTGCTCACAAGCTATATGCTCAAAAACACAATGTTTTACGTCATGAATGACATGAAAGTAAGCAATCAAAGGAAGAAAAGTGAACCCACTGGCAAGTATCTATCCATCTATGGCGAAAACTTAGAGCTTCAGGCCATAGTGCGGAATGTATTTGTCAAGTTATTGAAGTTCGCCAGAGATGAAAGTCTCCCGTCTTTTGTATTTCCTTGGCAAAATGTATTCACATTCAACTCTAAAGTCCATCCACATCATAATCATTACTTCTGTGCATTtagatattgttttatcaaagttATACTGTCGATGCTAGGTGAGCGACAGGATTTCTCAGATATTGATGAATATTCCTGTTCACGAGCCATGCGAGACAGAAATGAATTTGAAGAAGCATGTGAGGCTTCAAATGAGGTTGAAAATGAATCTGAAGAAGAAATGGATGACAAGACTGTTGCGTTTGAAGAAACATGTATGTACTACTCATTCTTATGAAAAGGTGTGGCATACTATGGAGAGGTGCAAGGAGAATTGAACAGTCCTATTTCTCACTGAACAAACAAAATTCTTGTTCTATTGCTTAGCAGTCAAATTTGTATAAGAAAACCCATTCAAGCTTAAGTCTGTAATTCATCAGAAATGTaggagttgttttacatgaagcTGTAGACTGTGTATTATTTAATAAAGACTTTTACAACTATGTGTACGTTTATCTTCTTTAAAATGGACTTGCAAAGAAATTCTAAATTATTGTGACTACTAAGTGATAAAATCACATGCTCACGTTTTCATATCGCAGGgcacaaaatacattgaaacaACTTACATTATCGGGGACAAACAAAACTATCACAATGTTTTTAGCAGAAAGAGATTCAGCATCTCGTTTTAGCATCATTTCTTTTGGTATCATCTGCCTTAGCAGAATATTTACTAGCATGGGATGCTTCTTAATCATCCTCTGCTTGTAAAAATAGCCCATTATGTAACTCAGGCGCGTAGCTATGGCATTTTTCATAGTAGGATGGGGTCGGGGTATCCTCCCCTTGATTATTTATTAATGTGAGaacggcaaatggtgcattttagcgtGTATTAGAAGCAAAAACATCGGACGAAAACCTTATtctttgttaatttatttatattattgttttattttactaggTATGTGTGTAATATTGCACGTGCCATCTATGGTTAAGTGATCCATGTTGTATATGTGTAagtattaattaaaaacaaatgactttcaaaatatcattatgattggatatatcattcaagagATATGTCTATGAGTATATATACGATAGTTTTTACAAGGAAGTTTTATATGTGCCTTTAACTGGATTATTTGTCTCTTACTATGCTGACATCCCTTGTCCAGTTCAgggcatatatatatttatttggtcacgcttaacatgtttaaatgttttcctttttgtatacaatgcatattattttattatatctaatGCGTATCATAACagaaatgtaaattgttttaatatatgtgtGTAAATCTTTTATTAGAGTTTATATAGTCATTGCTAATCAGTTCTCTTCTGGTCTGACCAGAGGTGATACTcgatcttttaaaatgtttttatacgcGCATTAGTGCTTCAATTTACAGTTATCAGTCTCTTattatatgttaattttatggCAGTTCTTAATAATTGGATTAGCAATGGCTATATAACTTTTATCTTgtaaatttgcaattttgtttcagttACTATGTAATGATCTCATGCTAAATACACCTTTACATTTAGGATGCTGGCCAGGTCTGTATCAAGACACCTCATTTGATAATGTTTTAATACTATACATTTTCGGTTGCTAGTTGGGTGCCTGATATGGTTCTGGTCATCATTATGAATGTAATAgacaataataatatatataattctgtgatatatatagacttttaattttttttttattactgtctTATATAGTTCAGTATTGAACAGCCATTAACATGTAATATAATATGTGCCATAGTTGTATATTGTGATGTTAACATGTATATTGGATgagacaataaactaaataaactatCGATGTTGTCAAATACTATCGTATGGCTTGTACGGGAGTCAGACCTGGGCAATACGCGTAGGATTTAATtaggtgtaattatttgatttctattatattttattttctacaacattggGGCCATGGAATAAAcgataatttcatacatttaagtacaattataagatatatctatgatatctgaaaataacgCAACAATTATCATGtgtgacaaattacgtctgcagtgttgTAACAAAAGGTTTGCCGATTACTCAACCAgcattttatcttctttttttgacattgtattataattttattatataaacttACCTCTTTAAACCTTTAGCATAGACggcgtatgattgtaatatttcacacggttaggattattacaaaataagcaatcattACTAGGATAATGAACttaattgcaaaactgtacctaaattgaTATAAAACTACAATGACAATTGTTGAATTTCAATACAcgttaatttaacaaattgtaTAAGTCAGTTTGCTAAACTAATAAACATGTTCGCTATCTGCTTATTACACACTCGTTATAACcgagtttactgtacttcaaacaaaaaaatgatCTCCGTTGCATGATATGGACTTCTTGTTGCTTGCAACCAAATAATTTACTAGTAGCCTGtgttttctttatacatgtatatagtcaaAAAGGAAGTGTAATCAAAATGGGCGATTTTCACACTGGCATTAGCTTTATCAAATCacgtggttccaacgttgtttgagcgttGAATTTTACGCAGAACAGATGGAGAAAAATGGCCGATTGTATAAACTTCCTGtctaagtatgatttaaaggaatttctaacCGTTATATAACAAATtgaatgaaaacgatgggtgcacctggagcgcaaatgtctcCGTTTCTTAGCACATGTGTcaatttagctgagatttgtgtcatttattcaaatatttctgtgcaGTCCGTCAGGGGAAGGAAATTTGTCAGTTTTTGACACAGTAATTGCTTTTGAGCAGTAATGTGTTCATTTTGGTGTCTATATCCATGGTTTGTTCACTGCTTTCATTGACCTGTGGATGAGCGGTAATGTGGTCATTGTGGTGTCTATATCCATTGTTTATTGACTACCATCAGTTACCTGTGGATGAGCAGTAATGTGGTCATTTTGGTGTCTATATCCATTGTTTATTGACTACCATCAGTTACCTGTGGATGAGCAGTAATGTGGTCATTTTGGTGTCTATATCCACTGTTTATTGACTGCCATCATCATTTACCTGTGGATGAGCAGTAATGTGGTCATTATGGTGTCTATATCCATTGTATATTGACTGCCATCAGTTACCTGTAGATGAGCAGTAATGTGGTCATTGTGGTGTCTATATCCATCGTTTGTTAACTGAATCATTTACCTGTGGATGGGCAGTAATGTGGTCATTATGGTGTCTATATCCATTGTTTATTGACTGCCATCAGTTACCTGTAGATGAGCAGAAATGTGGTCATTATGGTGACTATATCCATTGTTTATTGACTACCATCAGTTACCTGTGGATGAGCAGTAATGTGGTAATTGTGGTGTCTATATCCATTGTTTATTGACTACCATCAGTTACCTGTGGATGAGCAGTAATGTGGTCATTGTGGTGTCTATATCCATTGTTTATTGACTACCATCAGTTACCTATTGATGAGCAGCAATGTGGTCATTTTTGTTCACTGCTCTCATTTACCTGTGGATGAGCAGTAATGTGGTCATTGTGATTTCTATATCCATGGTTTGTTAACTGAATCATTTACATGTGGATGAGGAGTGGCATGATCATTGTGGTTTCTTTAGCTGTGGATTAGCAGTAATTTAGTCATTTTTTGTGTCTATATAGAATAGTTTGTTCACTGCTCTCATTTACCGGTTGATGAGCAGTAATAAGGTCATTGTGGTGTCTATAGCCGTGGTTTTTTCACTGCACTCATTTACCTGTGAAGTAGCAGTAATTTGGTCATTGTATTGTCTATAGCCATGGTTTGTTCACATCCATCATTTACCTGTGGATTAGCAGTAATTTGGTCATTGTGATGTCTATAACCATGGTTTGTACACTGCCCTCATTTACCTGTGGATGAACATTAATGCGATCATTGTGGTGTCTTTAGCCTTGACTTGTTCACTGCTGGCATTTACCTGTGGCTAAGCCTATTTCCATAGTTTGTTCTCTGTCATTGTTTACCTGTTGAGAAGCAGAAAATGGTCGGTATGGTGTCTATAGCCATGGCTTGTACACTGGTAAAgctgttaaaatattattataatgataaaattgtAATAATTGATGCAACGTTGGGAAAAGAAGTCCAATTTTCCCTACTTTAGGTCCTACATCCCCTTAGTTCAGTCGGAAGAGCTTAGAGCTATGGCCTGTATGGTCTTGAGATTGATCTCTGGGCAAGGTTTTGCTCTCCATGATGACTTGGTAATAGATGTTGTGTCAGGAGTcatttcatcctccacctctgaatcatgtggagAAATTGGCACTACTGACAGAAAACAGGTAAGTACTGGCACAGAAAATggttttaaccccccccccccccccccccccccccaaaaaaaaaaacaaaacgtgttatatgatatttatatGGTACCAGGTAGTACAGTTCAAAGACATGAAATACATGCTAACATTTACAGAGACATCCTACTGGAATAATCTGTCCTATAATAAAGTCTTTAACAAATGCTgggaataataatatctgtcatgtgtttacgaatcggatagaaatatccgtcccgagggcagcTGTGCATTGGGCGGTattgaggcttgccgaattaccgctcATGCGCAGTGGCGCATACCTTgtatatcgtatacatgttagcattttattctggcagattatttttcttgcaaaccgtattttacaaataacaggtaaaaATACTTTCCTtgcagcactctttcttatagtagagcgcgggaaattaacgtccgtaagcagaagtgacgtcatgatgttttgcgttactcacaataacaaagttccactttagttttatcgtttgtagtgtaacgttatgttcttacggtaaactaacgtattttgcatcgagaaatataatataatgaacggagaggtacctgcttttttcatatttttacataaacaatatattatcagtgcatgaaccactagttgtcattaacagcacgtgagtcatctggCATGGCCAGTTGGGTTTtaccggcatgggtaaaatcaccggaaacgccagtccggtgtgcaagaaatgtAGTACTTACTTATATGAAATCAGATTCATATGTCGCTAACCCAGTTTGTCTGTAGTTTGGCACAAATAAAATACCACAGGCTAAACAGGAATATCTTGCACTCAGGTTCTGTTGCCTGTTTTGTACCAAACCCGGGATCTAACCAAGTTAAATGTTCAAACCACAGGCTGCTATTAGAATCTGACTCAATCACACAGATTCTCAATGGTCTAGATAATGCTCACGAAGACCAAACACCAATGACTTAATTCATTTAAGGAAAACAATGATTCTGTCTAAAATAACTTTCCGAGTTACTTCTAAGTTTTTATTATTCTAAGTGCTgcaataataaatttaattattatcacaCCACTTTGAttataaataagaaaaatcacACATTCTTAAATGAACACATAAGAATAAGTCCGGTTTGATAAATctattataatatattttgctCATAAACACACGTTCAAAACTACAAAGTTCTCGTACATGTATGTCTATCAATAAACGTCTATAgtcaatgaaaataatataaataatacacACATCACATATGTCAGCATTGTTAGAAATTTCCACAATATATCACAATATGTTACTCTGTCCCCAATAAAATTCACATGAATTCCAGTATATTCTTAGGTACactaaaattaaatattaaactCATAAAAGCCTGATTTATTCAGTCAAAAGTTTCTCTAAAATTAGTTCTAAATTTCCAAATAATTTTCAATTGAAGGAATTTTAAATATAAAGGTAAAACTAAAACGGAAAAGAAATAACTGATAAGCCTATGTTTATACATTTAGATGACACCAAAATGCAGCAATCTGATGAGTAAATTACATTTTCCTAAGTATGCACATCAATTAAATCATATATAAATAGAATTAATGTCATCAAAAACTAAACTAATTACATCAACAACATCAACTAGAGGAAAAACTACGAtttatcaatatacatgtattacaaataaCAAATACTAATTTACAAgtaattaattaaatatgtaaaaaagatcatttgaaagcatagaatgcatccaagaaaaataatagcagactcggtttgattgagcctgttcatatgAGGTACCCCCGCCCctaccaccacacacacaccagcaactggcttaagcggaattatatTATAACAAGTGAAGGAATATTGCCAtgtaatacaaagtcccctactggaaggcacctattTTTTTCTACAGCAGTATAACTtaatgaactgatatttgtcaatgatgtcattcttgaatttgacctttgacctagggatctggttcttgtgcatgacaatccgtctcatggtgatgaacatttgtgctaagttacatcaaaatctctccatgcatgaagaagaaatgctccgaacg
Protein-coding sequences here:
- the LOC123550589 gene encoding uncharacterized protein LOC123550589 produces the protein MEGKEYLKWDINYQNVNGDTAFHVAISKDADINILKALLEKDANVNVTNNNRKTPFECINHGSWQTAINLLKLEKDFDLRDDIGDTFLHVLMDRVGDSVWGIRRTIDDKCECGNSEQEQMIEKFWDYILENVDEFAINLNAQNRYGCTPLHIAADYWPSMKSLEMMLSHFAHVDPFICDEDGENFLHRYFLRHRRMYAPHFQDKMLKGELKYLPKETLVKLLNSQNINKNTPLHILIKLSEEKSERDYKDILEAGADPNISDCKGDTALHCIFKKYMNQLEEDTEETDGQAKVLDDLTGKVIPYLVKHGADVNAANQRGESPLFLAKHKEHINTLVSLGADINQRNELLQTPLLYFVGEKNVELDTLEDLLRKGANVSATDIHGSTVLHYIAWHGFHRDFLPTLNKYKVKDKRDMLGQLPCDVAYMQGYEEIFDDLCECSDDSHINREHFNLTKDVIKLSTLVQAPEEFQEKFDRIRNFRGDKMSKVLSLPAIGAVNFEGEIDDIKNVTKDIVESICTKLTEKNEFWKCRIMQSGSVGENTKVKSPNEFDFVIIVEKLEEICFVDEQQSHQDQGYAYLKLKQEYATEEYKRFFNDDNYLDTSEVRRELDEILEELYTTESPFKHPNISFVVGDNKAIISPTFNFSLLLEKGCLYKIFWLNRSSSACQIKKLVAR